The Saccharothrix violaceirubra genome segment CCGGCCCGCTCCCAGGGCACGCCGAGCACTCGGGCGGCCACGGCGGTCAGGTAGAGGTGCCGCACGTCGCGGTCGCGTTCCAGGGACTCGACGACGGCGGGGAAACACCATGACCACCGACTTCCCGCCGCCCGGATCACGGGTGGCGGTCCACCTCAGCGGACACCCACACGACGTGCTCCGCCAACAGCCCGAAGCCCACCTCACCAGGGAAGTCGTTCACGGCCGTGGAACAGGCCACCTGTCGGGCCGTCCGAAGGCAGCGTGGCCAACCACAGGAGGTCTCGCGCGGCCTCATCGGGCGTTTGACTGGCGGCACCATAGGACATCCTCGTGTTCGCCTGACCTGGTGATGCGGCGTTGACGAGGATTCCGTCCTCGTGCAGCTCGTCGGCCAGCACTTTGGTCATGGCGTTCACCGCCGTCTTCGACACCCGGTATGCGGGGCTGTTGCCCTTCATAGTGGACAGAGAAGCCATATGGGTCGTCAAATTGACTATCCGGCCATAACGCTGCTCCTTCATCACCGGCACGACAGCCGAGACACAGCGCCAAGCTCCGAACACGTTGACCTCGAAGGTCGCCCGTACTCGCTCCTGGTCGAGCGACGAGGCTGCGAAGCCTCGGTCGATCGCCACAGCGGCGTTGTTGACCAGGATGTCGAGTCGTCCGTATTCGAAGACGATGTCGGAAACCGCCCTGCCGATGGTGGCCACATCTGTCACGTCGAGTTGGTGAGCCGACACGGGAAGGCCCTCGGCACGGAGGGGCTCTGCGGCTCTGGCCGCAGCGCCTTCCGTCCGAGCGACAAGCGCCGTGTGCACGCCCTGCTCGGCAAGACCTCGGACGATGGCCAAGCCGATTCCACGATTCGAACCCGTCACCAAGGCGACACGCGTCGTCATGAGGGCTATGCGATCAGAGATCGAACCTGCTCGTCCAGTCCGACGATCGCAGGATGATCATGAACGGCAAGCTTGCTCCGGATACCGGCCAGGCGCCGACGATTACGCGTCGACCGACTGGACGCGATCAACGGCACCGCCTCGCCGACCAACGCGCATGCTTGATCGACTTCGCCGAGTTCAAGCACAGCCTCGGCACGCCATATGAGGTAGGTCGAAAGATCGACTGCCCGCTCGATCGGCTGAAGGGCAAGAGACCTGCCGAGCCACTGGTCCGCAAGCCGGTACCGCTTCAACAGCATGTAGCACGCAGCAACCTGTGCACTGTACTCCGCATGATCGAAATATCCGGCCCAATCGGGGTCCGATTGGTCATCCGAAGCACACATCGCTTGGTCGGCCCGCACCAGAAGAGCCTCACACTCGGAGGCGGCCCCCATCACGGCATTGGCCCGAGCCTCCCGGACAGTCATCATCGCGAGAACCCTCTTCGAAGCACCCTTGGCCCCATCACGAGCCGCTTTTGCGACCGCGAGTGCTTCCTCCGCCCGGTCCGCATCGACCAGTTGAAGGCTCATGCACTTGAGGATGTTCGCACCCGATACCCGGTCGCCGGCCGAGTGCGCCGCGCGCAGTCCTGCCAGGAAATATCGCTCAGCCGAGGCATGGTAGCCGGCATCGAAGCTGGCCCAGCCCGCAATTCTCCCCAGTTCGGCAGCGACGCCGAACAGTCGTGTGCCGATCTTCTCCCCGTAAGTGGCCTGCGACAGAAGGTTCGTAACCAACTTCAACTCGGCATCCGCGAGATCGCGAACGTTTCCGCCACCCAACGAGTCGAGCATCTGCCGAACAGTGGGAAGACGCCGCTCCAAGCACTCGACCAATGCGGTGTCGACCCGGCCACCCCGAAGCACAGAATCAACTTTGGCATGTTCAAGGCCCAGCCACTGGTTGGCGATCGTCACCATCGTCCCGCTACTCAAAGTGAGGAATCCTCGACGGTCGAGCACGGCGGCTCCTGCGGTGTGGTCGAGCATCGAGCGCGATGCGTCGGCGGTCCAGGGCAGTTCGATGTTCACGCGGTCCCCGGCCGGCAACCAGGCGGGCCAGCCCAGGCGGCGGACGTGCTCGCGGGGGACGCCCAATTCCGTGGCCAGGGCGTTCTGCGAATCCTCGTCGGGGACGACGCCCCAGTTCTCCCAGCGCCACGCCTTTTCCCTCCGCGCGGCGATGTTGCCGACGTGCCGCGCGACGACGTCGACCAGGTCCTGGTAGGTCCAGCCGCGTTCCGCACGGACGTAGGCGAGCGGATGGGTGAAGAAGTCTCGTTCCGAGCCGCCCACGTCGTCCTCCCTTGGCACCGTCGGGACTGTATCGCCGGCCCCGACACCGAAACACGGACCGGGCGACTATTCAGGCGATCGGGCGCATAGGGACAACAACAAGACAACGCCGGGTCGCTTCGCCGGCCCGGGGAATTGCGGTTTGCTCCTCCCGACGACCGAACGGGTCGCCACGAACGCGAAGGGGCACCATGACCACCGACTTCCCACCGCCCGGATCACGGGTGGCGATCCATCTCAGCGGACACCCGCACGACGTGCTCCGCGAACAGGCCGAAGTGCACCTCACCAGGTACGACTGGCACCTCGCCGGAACCTCGACCGACACGACCGACCTGCTCCGGCTGGTCTCCGACGGCGTCGACCTGGTCCTCCTGCTCGACCACGACGACGTCGTCGGCGTCCTGATCGCACTCGAAGCACTCCGACAGTTGCGTGAAAGCACCGGAATCCGCCCGGTCATCCTCACCGCCGCCGATTTCGACGCCCCGTGCGCCGCATGACCGTCCGACTCCGGGTCCACGTGTTCGATCGGATGGCGCGGGCCGCCGGATTCCGCTCCGATTTCCAGGTCGCCGCCGCCATGGGCGTCAACCGGTCGACCGTGAAACGGGTCAAGGACGGAAAACTGCGGCCCGGCCCGGCGTTCATCGGCGGGGCGCTCACCGCGCTCGCGCCGAAGAAGTTCGAAGAACTGTTCCAGGTGGTCGATCAGGAAAGGACGGAGTAGTGCCGGGTTACGAGCCGAAGATCGGGCAGGAGTTCGGGGAGTTCGCGCGGGAACTGGCGGTCGAGGAAGCGCCGGGACTGTTCGCGATCGTCGACCAGTACGACAACGAGGGCCAGGTGGCCGGGTACGGACTGGAGTTCGGGGACCGGGCCGAGTTCGTCACGGTCGAAGGGGACTTCCGGCTGTCCGGGGTCGACGCGCACGGGATCGTCGACCTCTACGGGCGCATGGTGGACGCGGACGTCCGCCTGGTCCCGCTCGGAAAAACCGGTGGCGGTGGGAGTTAGGGTCGAGGACATGTGGACCCATCGCGAGATCTACCTCTGACATCCGGGCGTCGACCCCGGCCCCGCGCAACCGCGCCGGGGCCGTCCGAACGATCCGGAAGAGATCTCCATGTCCCACATCGCTTTCTTCAACGTGCCCGCGCACGGCCACGTCAACCCGACCCTCGCGGTCGTCGTCGAACTGGTCTCCCGGGGCCATCGCGTCACCTACGCGGTGCCGGAGGAGTTCCACGACGCCGTAAGGCACGTCGGGGCCACGCCGGTCCCCTACACGAGTTCCCTGCCCACCGGTGACCAGGAGTGGCCCGAAGAGGCCGCGCCCGCCATGGCGCTGTTCCTCGACGAAGCCCGCGTGGTCCTCCCGCAGCTCGAAGCCGCGTACGCCGCCGACGTCCCCGACCTGGTGGTCTACGACATCGGCGCGTGGACGGCCCGGCTCCTGGCCGCCCGCTGGGGTGTCCCGGCCGTCCAGTTCTCCCCCACCTTCGTCGCCTACGAGGGCTGGGAGGAGACGCTGGCCGATCCGGACGTGGACCGGTTCTTCGACGTCCTCGACCGGTGGCTGGCCGAGCAGGGGGTCGACACCCCGGGACGCGACTACGTCGGCCGGCCGGACCGGGCCGTGGTGTCGATCACCCGGACGTTCCAGTTCCAGAGCGACACCGTGGACCCGCTCTACGCCTTCGTGGGCCCGTGCCTGGGTGACCGGTCCTACCAGGGCGGGTGGCAGCCGAAGGGCCGGACCCTGCTGGTGTCGCTCGGGTCGGCGTTCACGAACCGGCTCGACCTGTACCGGAACGTGGTCGAGGCGTTCGGCGACACGGACTGGCACGTCGTGCTCAACGTCGGCCGGCTGGTCGACCCAGCCCTGCTCGGTGACCTGCCCGACAACGTCGAGGTCCACCGGTGGGTCCCGCAGCTCGCGATCCTGGCACACGCGTCGTTGTTCGTCACGCACTGCGGCATGGGCGGCACGATGGAGGGCCTGTACCACGGCGTGCCGATGATCGGCGTCCCCACGATCGGCGAGCAGCACCTCAACGCGCAGCGCCTGGTCGAGCTGGGCGTCGGCCGCCACCTGCCCGATCCGTCGATTGAGGACCTGCGCACGGCCGCGCGTGAACTCACCGAGGACCCGGACGTGGCCCGACGTCTCGCGGAACTCCGGCAGGAGGCACGCGAGGCGGGCGGCGCACGTGCCGCCGCGGACGTGCTGGAGGCGACTCTGTGAACGGGCGCCGGGCGCGAGCCCGGCGCCCCCGTCTACGCGGACCGCTCGCCGAGCCGGGGGAACGGCTCGGTCGAGAACACGACCTCCACGGCCACCTCGAAGTACCGGGCGATGCGCAACGCGAGGAACAGGCTCGGGCTGTACTCGCCCCGCTCCAGGTACCCCACGGTCTGGTAGTGGATGCCCAGTGCCTCGGACAGCTGCCGACGCGAGACGCCGCGCTCCGCGCGCAGCATCGCGATCCGGTTGTAGACGGTCTCGCTCACCCCATGCCCCTCTGGATCGCCGCCTGGCGACGTTCCTCCATGTTCGCGCCGGATTCCCGACGGGCCATGCGCCTCAAAATGCCCGGTGCGAGCGCGAAACCCACGACCGCCCACAGTCCGAGCACGCCCAGAGTCTCCAGGTGCCGCCACGAGCCCGCGATCTCGGCCGCCGCCGCGGCGTCCGGCAGGATCGTCGACCGCATGCCCAGGCCGAGCCAGTACAGCGGGAACACCTGGGCGAGGCCCTGCACCCACTCGGGCATGGCGGTGATCGGGTAGAAGATCCCGGAGATCCCGACCAGGGCCAACATCGGCAACATGGTGTAGCCC includes the following:
- a CDS encoding SDR family NAD(P)-dependent oxidoreductase, producing the protein MTTRVALVTGSNRGIGLAIVRGLAEQGVHTALVARTEGAAARAAEPLRAEGLPVSAHQLDVTDVATIGRAVSDIVFEYGRLDILVNNAAVAIDRGFAASSLDQERVRATFEVNVFGAWRCVSAVVPVMKEQRYGRIVNLTTHMASLSTMKGNSPAYRVSKTAVNAMTKVLADELHEDGILVNAASPGQANTRMSYGAASQTPDEAARDLLWLATLPSDGPTGGLFHGRERLPW
- a CDS encoding transcriptional regulator encodes the protein MTVRLRVHVFDRMARAAGFRSDFQVAAAMGVNRSTVKRVKDGKLRPGPAFIGGALTALAPKKFEELFQVVDQERTE
- a CDS encoding macrolide family glycosyltransferase; this translates as MSHIAFFNVPAHGHVNPTLAVVVELVSRGHRVTYAVPEEFHDAVRHVGATPVPYTSSLPTGDQEWPEEAAPAMALFLDEARVVLPQLEAAYAADVPDLVVYDIGAWTARLLAARWGVPAVQFSPTFVAYEGWEETLADPDVDRFFDVLDRWLAEQGVDTPGRDYVGRPDRAVVSITRTFQFQSDTVDPLYAFVGPCLGDRSYQGGWQPKGRTLLVSLGSAFTNRLDLYRNVVEAFGDTDWHVVLNVGRLVDPALLGDLPDNVEVHRWVPQLAILAHASLFVTHCGMGGTMEGLYHGVPMIGVPTIGEQHLNAQRLVELGVGRHLPDPSIEDLRTAARELTEDPDVARRLAELRQEAREAGGARAAADVLEATL
- a CDS encoding helix-turn-helix transcriptional regulator; the encoded protein is MSETVYNRIAMLRAERGVSRRQLSEALGIHYQTVGYLERGEYSPSLFLALRIARYFEVAVEVVFSTEPFPRLGERSA